A genomic segment from Limosilactobacillus sp. encodes:
- a CDS encoding uracil-xanthine permease family protein, whose translation MDEKAHLLIGPDEKVPAGEAALLGLQHVLAMDVYVPPIILAGLLAMGSADSTALLQATFLAAGIGTILQTAYFMKMPVSQGPSFVPLTAAAGVVLASGGVHGGGMATLMGSLLIGGLLLILLGLSGVFQKIINHLVPAVVGGTIITCVGLSLIPSALNDNIFEAKGNVYQNMELAAVTALVLLVCVAISIRFPRVQKVFKTGSIVIALLVGTALSATMGRFDASSVTAAPWFSLPQRTVFYWGMHFNGTAILTFIIIYAILTTETTGTWFAMGAVTNHQITKKQWNRGIIGEGLSCLVATITGTTPVTGYSTNAGIISITGVASKRVFISAGFWFIVLGFCTKLSAFLAAIPAPVIGGVFAIITVTIMLNGLNVIRNIKTGESDLYVIGLPIILTIALVLIPKKITAAAPQVVQYLLGSPIAVAALTAIILHLLMPTKQTKLS comes from the coding sequence ATGGATGAAAAAGCACACTTGTTGATTGGACCGGACGAAAAGGTACCGGCCGGTGAAGCTGCCCTGCTCGGCTTGCAGCACGTTCTGGCGATGGACGTCTATGTCCCGCCGATTATCCTGGCGGGGCTGCTGGCAATGGGCTCGGCCGATTCCACGGCGCTTCTGCAGGCGACCTTCTTGGCGGCCGGAATTGGGACGATCCTGCAAACGGCCTACTTCATGAAGATGCCCGTTTCCCAGGGGCCATCCTTCGTTCCGCTGACGGCGGCCGCGGGGGTGGTTCTCGCCAGCGGCGGTGTTCACGGCGGCGGGATGGCGACCTTAATGGGCTCACTCTTAATCGGGGGCTTGCTCCTGATCCTGTTGGGATTGAGTGGGGTCTTTCAGAAGATCATTAACCACCTGGTGCCCGCCGTGGTTGGTGGGACGATCATCACCTGCGTGGGGCTGTCGCTGATTCCATCGGCCTTAAACGATAATATCTTCGAGGCCAAGGGAAACGTCTACCAGAACATGGAGCTGGCCGCCGTTACGGCCCTGGTCCTGCTGGTCTGCGTTGCCATCAGCATTCGTTTCCCACGGGTACAGAAAGTCTTTAAGACCGGCTCGATCGTGATTGCCCTCCTGGTCGGCACGGCCCTGAGTGCAACGATGGGCCGCTTCGATGCCAGCTCGGTTACGGCGGCACCGTGGTTCAGCCTGCCGCAGCGAACCGTTTTCTACTGGGGGATGCACTTTAACGGCACGGCGATTTTGACCTTCATCATCATCTACGCCATCCTGACGACGGAAACTACCGGGACCTGGTTTGCGATGGGCGCCGTCACCAACCACCAGATCACTAAGAAGCAGTGGAACCGCGGGATCATCGGTGAGGGGCTGAGCTGTCTGGTTGCTACGATTACCGGAACGACGCCGGTGACCGGTTACTCGACCAACGCCGGGATCATTTCGATCACTGGGGTGGCCAGCAAGCGGGTCTTCATCTCGGCCGGCTTCTGGTTCATCGTCCTCGGCTTCTGCACGAAGCTGTCGGCCTTCTTAGCTGCCATCCCGGCGCCGGTGATCGGTGGGGTCTTTGCGATCATCACCGTGACGATCATGCTCAACGGGCTGAACGTCATTCGCAACATTAAGACCGGCGAAAGTGACCTCTACGTCATCGGGCTGCCAATCATCCTGACGATTGCCCTGGTACTGATCCCGAAGAAGATCACCGCTGCGGCTCCCCAGGTGGTTCAATACCTGCTTGGTTCCCCAATCGCGGTTGCGGCACTGACGGCAATCATCCTGCACCTCTTGATGCCAACCAAGCAGACCAAGCTTTCCTAA
- the guaD gene encoding guanine deaminase, with protein MKKLIIHGPAFTALDADHVQALADCLVAIDDHGWIERVLTPGDQDFERVRQAAKKAGQLRELAKGEYLLPGFIDLHVHAPQWPQAGLALDRPLEEWLNHYTFPLEAKFSDRDFAARVYQDFVHTLLAHGTTTAMMFGTIHVSANLELAAQCRRQGLRGFVGQVAMDNPEETPEYYRDASPAAALRASEDFIQRVQETAGADDLVTPVITPRFVPSCTAETLAGLGKLAAKYDLPIQSHVSESNWESQYAIDHFGMHDAVTLDHFGLLTHRAVMAHGTQLTHEDMGLLKERQTALAHCPISNAYFGNGVLPVHYLLAAGNRLGLGSDISGGYTPSLYHNIRQAVKSSRMLEDGVDSKRPASERGVAASRITVTNAFYLATVGGARALNIKSGQIKAGYRADLQVVSAHSSFTPLSTQDVFERLLYQTEAADIRGVYVNGHLVYEN; from the coding sequence GTGAAGAAATTGATTATTCACGGACCGGCCTTTACCGCTTTGGATGCCGATCACGTTCAGGCGCTGGCAGACTGCCTGGTGGCGATCGATGATCACGGCTGGATTGAGCGGGTGCTGACGCCGGGCGACCAGGACTTCGAGCGGGTCCGGCAGGCAGCCAAGAAGGCGGGCCAGCTAAGAGAGCTTGCCAAGGGTGAGTACCTTTTGCCCGGGTTTATTGACCTTCACGTCCACGCTCCCCAGTGGCCGCAGGCGGGGTTGGCTCTGGACCGGCCGCTGGAGGAATGGCTCAACCACTACACCTTCCCGCTGGAGGCCAAGTTTAGCGACCGTGACTTTGCGGCGCGGGTTTACCAGGACTTTGTTCACACCCTGTTGGCCCACGGAACCACGACGGCAATGATGTTTGGCACCATTCACGTGAGTGCCAACCTAGAACTGGCGGCCCAGTGTCGTCGGCAGGGGCTGCGGGGCTTCGTCGGTCAGGTGGCCATGGACAATCCGGAAGAGACCCCGGAATACTATCGCGACGCTTCACCGGCGGCGGCCTTGCGGGCGAGTGAAGACTTCATTCAACGCGTTCAAGAAACGGCCGGGGCCGACGACCTGGTGACGCCGGTGATCACACCACGCTTCGTGCCCAGCTGTACTGCTGAGACACTGGCGGGCCTAGGCAAGCTGGCGGCCAAGTACGACCTGCCAATCCAATCCCACGTCAGCGAGAGCAACTGGGAGAGTCAGTACGCCATCGACCACTTTGGCATGCACGATGCCGTCACCCTGGACCACTTTGGTCTGCTGACCCACCGGGCGGTGATGGCCCACGGCACCCAGTTAACCCATGAAGACATGGGATTACTGAAGGAACGGCAAACCGCGCTGGCGCACTGCCCGATTTCGAACGCCTACTTTGGCAATGGAGTTTTGCCGGTACACTACCTGCTGGCGGCCGGGAACCGGCTAGGACTGGGATCTGACATTTCGGGTGGCTACACGCCGAGTCTCTACCATAATATTCGTCAGGCCGTGAAGTCCTCCCGAATGCTGGAGGATGGCGTTGATAGCAAGCGGCCAGCAAGCGAGCGGGGCGTTGCTGCTTCTCGGATCACGGTGACCAACGCCTTTTACCTGGCGACGGTCGGCGGGGCCCGGGCCCTTAACATCAAGAGCGGGCAGATCAAGGCCGGCTATCGGGCAGACTTACAGGTCGTCAGCGCCCATTCCAGTTTTACCCCGCTTTCGACGCAGGATGTCTTTGAACGGCTGCTTTATCAAACGGAGGCGGCCGATATTCGGGGCGTCTACGTCAACGGGCACCTAGTTTACGAGAATTGA
- the fusA gene encoding elongation factor G has product MANKREYPLNKTRNIGIVAHIDAGKTTATERVLYYTGKIHKIGETHDGASQMDWMDEEKERGITITSAATTAVWKDYRINIIDTPGHVDFTVEVERALRVLDGAIVILDAQAGVEPQTETVWRQSDDFNVPRIIFANKMDKIGADFDYSVQTIKDRLNVTPLPIQMPIGAEDNFQGVVDLVKMCAYVYDEDKLGTHWDTDEIPADMKDEAEKRHDQLLETLADVDDTIMEKYLNGDEVSVDEMKAAIRKGTLNEDFYPVLAGSAYKDKGIQMLLDAVIDYLPSPLDVKPYVAHDEDGNEVELKADDKAPFAALAFKIATDPFVGRLTFLRVYTGSLQSGSYVLNATKGKRERVGRLLQMHSNQQHEIPEVFSGDIAAAIGLKNTGTGDSLTDPDHPLQLESMDFPDPVIQVSVEPKSKADQDKMDRGLQKLAEEDPTFKAETNPETGETLIAGMGELHLDIIVERLRREFHAEVTVGKPQVSYREAFTKTASAQGKFVRQSGGKGQYGDVWIEFTPLEEGKGFEFEDAIVGGVVPREFIPAVEQGLKEAMQNGVLAGYPLVDMHAKLYDGSYHEVDSSEAAFKVAASLALKNAAKKADPVILEPIMKVDIVVPEDNMGDVMGQVTARRGTIEGMEERGNAQQIHSYVPLSEMFGYATALRSATQGRGTFTMSFDHYAPVPKAIQEDIIKKNGKGND; this is encoded by the coding sequence ATGGCTAACAAGCGTGAATACCCTCTTAATAAGACCCGTAACATCGGGATCGTAGCCCACATTGATGCCGGTAAGACGACTGCTACTGAGCGGGTTCTTTACTACACTGGTAAGATTCACAAGATTGGTGAAACCCACGATGGTGCTTCACAAATGGACTGGATGGATGAAGAAAAGGAACGTGGTATCACTATCACGTCCGCTGCCACCACTGCCGTTTGGAAGGATTACCGGATCAACATCATCGATACCCCAGGACACGTTGACTTCACTGTCGAAGTTGAACGTGCACTCCGGGTGCTGGATGGTGCGATCGTTATCCTGGACGCCCAGGCCGGGGTTGAACCACAGACCGAAACTGTTTGGCGTCAGTCCGACGACTTCAACGTTCCGCGGATCATCTTCGCTAACAAGATGGATAAGATTGGTGCGGACTTTGACTACTCCGTTCAAACGATCAAGGATCGCCTGAACGTTACCCCACTGCCGATCCAAATGCCAATCGGTGCCGAAGACAACTTCCAAGGGGTTGTTGACCTGGTCAAGATGTGCGCCTACGTTTACGACGAAGACAAGCTGGGGACTCACTGGGACACCGATGAAATTCCAGCTGACATGAAGGACGAAGCCGAAAAGCGCCATGACCAACTGCTGGAAACGCTGGCCGACGTTGACGACACCATCATGGAAAAGTACCTGAACGGTGATGAAGTTTCCGTTGACGAAATGAAGGCTGCTATCCGTAAGGGTACCCTGAACGAAGACTTCTACCCAGTTCTGGCTGGTTCTGCCTACAAGGATAAGGGTATCCAGATGCTGTTGGACGCCGTTATCGACTACCTGCCATCACCACTGGACGTTAAGCCATACGTTGCCCACGATGAAGACGGGAACGAAGTTGAACTGAAGGCCGACGACAAGGCACCATTCGCTGCCCTGGCCTTCAAGATTGCTACCGACCCATTCGTTGGTCGTCTGACCTTCCTGCGGGTTTACACTGGTTCTCTGCAATCTGGTTCTTACGTTCTGAACGCTACCAAGGGCAAGCGTGAACGTGTTGGTCGTCTGCTGCAGATGCACTCCAACCAGCAACACGAAATCCCAGAAGTATTCTCTGGTGATATCGCCGCTGCGATCGGTCTGAAGAACACTGGTACTGGTGACTCCCTGACCGACCCAGATCACCCACTGCAACTTGAATCCATGGACTTCCCTGACCCAGTTATTCAGGTTTCCGTTGAACCTAAGTCCAAGGCCGACCAGGACAAGATGGACCGTGGTCTGCAAAAACTGGCTGAAGAAGACCCAACCTTCAAGGCTGAAACTAACCCTGAAACTGGTGAAACGCTGATCGCCGGGATGGGTGAATTGCACCTGGACATCATTGTTGAACGTCTGCGTCGTGAATTCCACGCCGAAGTTACTGTTGGTAAGCCACAAGTTTCCTACCGTGAAGCATTTACCAAGACGGCTAGTGCCCAAGGTAAGTTCGTTCGGCAGTCTGGTGGTAAGGGTCAATACGGTGATGTATGGATCGAATTTACGCCACTGGAAGAAGGTAAGGGCTTCGAATTCGAAGACGCCATCGTCGGTGGGGTTGTTCCTCGTGAATTTATCCCAGCCGTTGAACAGGGTCTGAAGGAAGCTATGCAAAACGGTGTGCTGGCCGGTTACCCACTGGTTGACATGCACGCCAAGCTTTACGATGGTTCTTACCACGAAGTCGACTCTAGTGAAGCGGCCTTCAAGGTTGCCGCATCCCTCGCTCTGAAGAATGCTGCTAAGAAGGCTGACCCAGTAATCCTTGAACCAATCATGAAGGTTGACATTGTTGTTCCAGAAGACAACATGGGTGACGTCATGGGTCAGGTTACTGCTCGTCGTGGGACCATCGAAGGGATGGAAGAACGTGGTAACGCTCAACAGATCCACTCCTACGTTCCACTGTCAGAAATGTTTGGTTACGCTACTGCTCTGCGGTCTGCTACCCAGGGTCGTGGTACCTTCACGATGTCCTTCGACCACTACGCACCAGTTCCGAAGGCTATCCAAGAAGACATTATCAAGAAGAACGGTAAGGGCAACGACTAA